A genomic window from Gossypium hirsutum isolate 1008001.06 chromosome D10, Gossypium_hirsutum_v2.1, whole genome shotgun sequence includes:
- the LOC107914547 gene encoding uncharacterized protein: MASLCLLVLLLLCLPFISVAYRPGDIVPMSKMGQYHSSRTVWHDVIGKHCPIFAVNREVLIPIAKPTGYTGADPYKISFQVGKEKFLVPWLFLINRKSSEVPMIDMHLRYSGGDLHGVTAKIVDMPHHYVEIHPNIRKQFWDPQHWPKHVLVRYTWEEQLEIDVTSGFYVLFGSGLMLSFILSIYILQSSRDKLARFVMETVAESSAPGVGVAKVE; encoded by the exons ATGGCGTCGCTGTGTCTTTTAGTTTTGCTGTTACTTTGTCTTCCTTTTATTTCCGTTGCTTACAGGCCAGGGGACATCGTTCCTATGAGCAAGATGGGTCAATACCACTCC TCTAGAACTGTTTGGCATGACGTGATCGGGAAACATTGCCCAATTTTTGCTGTTAATCGGGAg GTGTTAATTCCTATAGCAAAGCCGACTGGTTACACGGGAGCTGATCCCTATAAAAT ATCATTCCAAGTTGGGAAGGAGAAGTTTCTTGTTCCTTGGCTTTTTCTTATAAATCGTAAAAGTTCTGAAGTTCCAATGATTGACATGCATTTG AGGTACTCAGGTGGTGATTTGCATGGTGTCACTGCTAAAATTGTAGATATGCCTCATCACT ATGTTGAAATTCATCCAAATATTCGTAAACAATTCTGGGATCCTCAACATTGGCCAAAACATGTGCTTGTCAGATACACCTG GGAGGAACAATTAGAGATAGATGTGACATCTGGATTTTACGTTCTGTTTGGGTCAG GTCTAATGCTGTCATTTATTCTCTCAATCTATATCTTGCAGTCATCAAGGGACAAATTAGCAAG GTTCGTAATGGAGACTGTTGCGGAAAGCAGTGCACCTGGAGTCGGAGTTGCAAAGGTTGAGTGA